In Oncorhynchus keta strain PuntledgeMale-10-30-2019 chromosome 19, Oket_V2, whole genome shotgun sequence, a single genomic region encodes these proteins:
- the LOC118398828 gene encoding zinc finger protein 106-like isoform X2, whose amino-acid sequence MTPTKKTPSVKVEVSCYCILCRKVYLKNDAHKHMQSMLHHRELENVKGRHWCRVCKVSSQGLTEYAEHISTQSHGDKIKNPPRKTKPMYVEQDLDAELLSKVRERNKELHKMEKKKKRKKKKLNLKMEAQQNPEKQKAPMRKCPKQPKGKALKWIPQVAKLKLAKSKTPKLSKEKKPQQKTSQPLSGKMVQNKENRLACKLKSLPPSQPATPQGQSGAQPPWPEFRGPPGGTCHPYSEQHTQSTLSQPHQVGSDENPPISGSTDIQSLGTSVRGRGFKASRPNTFHKNLRGAALNPVTPPPGHLRWPKPSQLGYEFYGQAPRKTQDMDFTSDHLPPKGAIIFSPGERLSGSTTAPVSTSSSGPSGQGDGDKGRIRSVDVTVMLRQVRRALGVREPPRASSVTPTLTTTRGHCRGAEVEAEEGLPRRTQRTKRGEAATLSSSPVSQFKSLPSTTSSLQSSQVSTTRSVASSETWPLPGNQAKRRSTRYPKVEETSNSQPTKEGEGLASDTYGPFGSQTNPQEGSTVPRLSNLPRPTTLKRDLTRHISKPGAHEPNLNAARRIRKGEGEKETGTGAGLKPTLKKLLSSAGSQRKVNWREMYQEANRKKQEKVKGMPRFGIELVNPLSDPEGLALDEDEDLTLTEGFQWESGFPDGALPPAALPTPSLPQAMPASDVIREQPSEARTPGSEQPSTVLRDSRSSRPPQSLCVKTEPEQYREAGVDSEQRQLNAKRKKKRKVDSDLLDTSGVDQSAKKQKIKSNSENVQVDQLLAVSLMEEELSGSLQSLDTSLIQARNTLQVAYTEVQRLLLVKQQVTTEINGLRAKRIEILQGMQGAVAAATVPTQHPSLLPLSNLRIPSPTGPTSAAPLSPYPNLTPAYHSTPSAIPILNPTPSTSVSLPVKKEPATLNSQSRATPSRSPVISYPLVNPRSTTPVLVPSPLHIPIPAKPPSTTVTLPATTPPAVATLGQQRVVGSSTSLSTSTKQLRGRQKKQSKEKATRRTKSKQEDVQDQSSTASSTTSDSEDWEDQEGLTLTSVHLAQGRKDPLLGQEKDGGKGGDEGDSDCYVETVTVERQPRSNMDVVAIDDSDVEEEPEAIVPHTPAPAQLPSTPPAPPTSVCVEVNSSGTQTVRVKEDHKDIKLKDTSYGKMKLPPVTVKEKHSPPKCADVAEEQEPSLGSFEGHTGTVHDLQIHGGFLYTCSGDNTARAYCLVSKACQAVFEGHTNKINCLLVSSLPGLPARLYTGSSDLTIRCFSIKSKKCLEQISLSDRVLCLHIHWNILYVGLANGSVVSFEVKTQRQLDVFECHGPRGVSCLGTSQEGARRVLLVGSYDSTISVRDAKSGLLLRSLQGHTKTVLCMKVVNDLVFSGSSDTSVHAHNIHTGELVRIYKGHSHAVTALAILGKVMVTACLDKLVRVYELQSHDRLQVYGGHHDMVMCMAIHKSVIYTGCYDGTVQAVKLNLMQNYRCWWHGCSLIFGMGEHLLQHLLTDHSNRHLQTFRCRWRNCDAAFATQDSSHLDLPSHMQTHVEMDSKLKT is encoded by the exons ATGACACCGACTAAGAAGACCCCAAGTGTGAAGGTGGAGGTGTCTTGCTATTGTATATTATGTCGCAAGGTCTACCTGAAAAAT GATGCGCACAAGCACATGCAGAGCATGCTACACCACCGAGAGCTTGAGAATGTGAAGGGCAG GCACTGGTGCAGAGTGTGCAAAGTGTCCTCTCAGGGTTTGACTGAGTACGCCGAGCACATCTCCACCCAGTCGCACGGAGACAAGATCAAGAACCCGCCACGGAAGACTAAGCCTATGTATGTGGAACAAGACCTCGACGCAGAGCTGCTCTCCAAAGTCAGGGAAAGGAACAAAGAACTGCATAAGATGGA GAAAAAGAAAAAGAGGAAGAAAAAGAAACTAAATCTAAAAATGGAAGCGCAGCAAAACCCGGAAAAGCAGAAAGCTCCCATGCGGAAATGTCCCAAGCAGCCAAAGGGAAAAGCACTGAAATGGATACCGCAAGTAGCTAAACTAAAATTAGCTAAATCGAAAACACCAAAACTTTCCAAAGAGAAGAAACCCCAGCAGAAGACATCACAGCCACTCAGTGGTAAGATGGTACAAAACAAGGAGAACCGGCTCGCGTGTAAACTCAAGTCTCTGCcccccagtcagccagccacaccGCAGGGGCAGAGTGGAGCTCAGCCTCCCTGGCCAGAGTTTAGGGGACCCCCAGGTGGAACATGCCACCCCTATAGTGAACAACACACCCAGTCCACATTGTCCCAGCCCCATCAAGTTGGCAGTGATGAGAATCCTCCAATTTCTGGCAGTACTGACATCCAGAGCCTGGGCACTAGTGTCAGAGGAAGGGGCTTCAAAGCTAGCAGGCCCAACACATTTCATAAGAACCTTAGAGGAGCCGCACTAAATCCTGTGACGCCACCACCAGGCCACCTGAGGTGGCCTAAACCCAGCCAGTTGGGTTATGAATTCTATGGGCAGGCACCCAGAAAGACCCAGGATATGGACTTCACTAGTGATCACCTACCTCCAAAAGGAGCAATCATCTTCAGCCCAGGGGAGAGACTCTCTGGTAGTACCActgcccctgtctctacctccagCTCAGGTCCCTCTGGTCAGGGTGACGGCGATAAGGGCCGGATACGGAGCGTGGACGTCACTGTGATGCTACGTCAGGTCCGGAGAGCCCTGGGGGTGAGGGAGCCCCCAAGAGCCTCTTCCGTCACCCCGACTCTCACCACAACTCGAGGCCATTGCAGGGGGGCAGAGGTCGAGGCCGAGGAGGGCCTACCCAGAAGGACACAGAGGACCAAGCGCGGAGAGGCAGCCACACTTTCCAGCTCCCCAGTCAGCCAGTTCAAAAGcctcccctccaccacctcctccctgcAGTCCTCACAGGTTAGCACTACCAGATCTGTGGCTTCAAGTGAAACTTGGCCTCTCCCTGGCAACCAAGCTAAACGAAGATCAACCCGATACCCCAAGGTAGAGGAAACCAGTAACTCACAACCGACCAAGGAAGGTGAGGGATTGGCTTCAGACACATACGGTCCGTTTGGCAGCCAAACCAATCCTCAGGAAGGTTCAACTGTGCCCCGATTGAGCAACCTTCCACGACCTACCACTCTGAAGAGGGACTTGACCCGACATATCAGCAAACCCGGAGCCCACGAGCCTAACCTGAATGCAGCTCGCCGGATCCGGAAGggcgagggagagaaggagactgGGACAGGGGCAGGGCTCAAACCCACACTGAAGAAGCTGCTCAGTTCCGCGGGGTCACAGAGGAAGGTCAACTGGAGGGAGATGTACCAGGAGGCCAACCGGAAGAAGCAGGAGAAAGTCAAAGGCATGCCCAG GTTTGGCATTGAACTGGTGAACCCCCTCTCTGACCCAGAGGGCCTGGCCCTGGACGAAGACGAGGACCTCACCCTAACAGAGGGCTTCCAATGGGAGTCTGGTTTCCCCGACGGAGCCCTGCCCCCTGCAGCcctacccactccctctctcccacaggcAATGCCTGCTAGTGATGTCATCAGAGAGCAACCGTCAGAGGCTCGGACGCCGGGATCGGAGCAGCCTAGCACTGTGCTGCGGGATAGCAGGTCATCCCGACCCCCTCAGTCTTTATGTGTGAAGACTGAACCAGAGCAGTACAGGGAGGCAGGAGTGGACAGTGAGCAGAGACAGTTGAATGCAAAGAGGAAAAAGAAGCGGAAAGTG GATAGTGACTTGTTAGACAcctctggtgtggatcagagtgcGAAAAAGCAAAAGATTAAGTCAAACAGCG AGAATGTCCAGGTGGACCAGCTGCTAGCTGTGTCTCTGATGGAGGAGGAGCTGAGCGGTTCCCTACAGAGCCTAGACACCTCCCTGATCCAGGCCCGCAACACCCTGCAGGTCGCCTACACAGAGGTGCAGCGCCTCCTACTAGTCAAACAGCAG GTTACCACAGAGATTAACGGTCTCCGTGCCAAGCGTATTGAGATCCTGCAGGGGATGCAAGGGGCAGTGGCAGCAGCTACGGTGCCTACCCAACACCCCTCACTCCTTCCTCTGTCCAACCTCCGTATCCCCTCCCCCACGGGGCCCACCTCTGCGGCACCCTTGTCGCCCTATCCCAATCTGACCCCGGCTTACCACTCCACCCCCTCTGCCATACCCATCCTAAACCCCACCCCCTCCACCTCAGTGAGCCTGCCTGTCAAAAAAGAGCCTGCCACTCTCAACAGCCAGTCTCGCGCCACCCCCTCACGCAGTCCTGTCATTTCCTATCCCCTCGTGAACCCTCGCTCCACCACCCCTGTCCTCGTTCCCTCACCTCTACACATCCCCATACCCGCCAAACCCCCTTCCACCACAGTGACCCTTCCTGCAACTACACCACCTGCTGTTGCGACACTCGGCCAGCAGAGGGTGGTGGGTAGCTCCACCTCACTGTCTACCAGCACCAAGCAGCTGAGGGGAAGGCAAAAGAAGCAGAGCAAGGAGAAGGCCACCAGGAGGACTAAGTCAAAGCAGGAAGACGTTCAAGACCAGAGTTCAACGGCCAGTTCCACCACCAGTGACTCTGAGGACTGGGAGGACCAAGAGGGGCTCACCCTCACCTCTGTCCACCTCGCACAGGGGCGGAAAGACCCTCTATTGGGGCAGGAGAAGGACGGGGGTAAAGGGGGTGACGAAGGAGACAGCGACTGCTACGTCGAGACAGTCACTGTAGAGCGCCAGCCGAGATCCAACATGGACGTCGTCGCCATCGATGACTCGGACGTCGAGGAGGAGCCGGAGGCCATTGTTCCACACACCCCTGCTCCCGCACagctcccctccacccctcctgccCCACctacgtctgtgtgtgtggaggtgaaCTCTAGCGGTACACAGACAGTCAGGGTTAAGGAGGACCATAAGGACATcaaactaaaggacaccagctaCGG CAAAATGAAGTTACCCCCTGTAACTGTGAAAGAGAAACATAGTCCCCCAA agTGTGCCGACGTGGCTGAGGAGCAGGAGCCGTCTCTGGGGAGCTTCGAGGGCCACACTGGCACTGTCCATGACCTCCAGATCCATGGGGGCTTCCTGTATACATGTTCAGGGGATAACACAGCACGAGCATATTGCCTAGTG AGCAAAGCGTGCCAAGCTGTGTTTGAGGGCCACACCAACAAGATCAACTGCCTGCTGGTGTCATCTCTGCCCGGCCTGCCAGCACGTCTCTACACCGGCTCCAGTGACCTCACCATCCGCTGCTTCAGCATCAAG TCAAAGAAGTGCCTTGAGCAGATCTCTCTGTCCGACCGGGTGCTGTGTCTGCACATTCACTGGAACATCCTGTACGTAGGCCTGGCAAATGGATCTGTGGTCAGCTTTGAGGTCAAG aCCCAGAGGCAGCTGGATGTGTTTGAGTGCCACGGCCCACGGGGGGTGAGCTGCCTGGGCACGTCCCAGGAGGGAGCTCGGCGGGTGCTGCTAGTGGGCTCTTACGACAGCACCATCAGCGTACGTGACGCCAAGAGCGGTCTGCTGCTGCGCTCACTGCAGGGCCACACTAAGACCGTCCTCTGTATGAAG GTGGTGAATGACCTGGTCTTCAGCGGCTCCAGTGATACGTCTGTCCACGCCCACAACATCCAC ACGGGTGAGCTGGTCCGTATCTATAAGGGTCACAGCCACGCAGTCACAGCGTTAGCCATCTTGGGGAAGGTCATGGTGACAGCCTGCCTGGACAAGTTGGTGCGTGTCTATGAGTTACAG TCCCACGACCGGCTGCAGGTGTACGGGGGCCACCATGACATGGTGATGTGTATGGCCATCCATAAGAGCGTG ATCTACACAGGCTGCTACGACGGCACCGTCCAGGCCGTGAAACTCAACTTGATGCAAAACTACCGCTGCTGG TGGCACGGTTGCTCGCTGATCTTTGGCATGGGGGAGCACCTCCTGCAGCACCTGCTCACCGACCACAGCAACCGGCACCTGCAGACTTTCAGGTGTCGCTGGAGGAACTGCGACGCCGCCTTCGCCACGCAAGACTCCTCCCAcctg GACCTGCCTAGCCACATGCAGACACACGTAGAGATGGACAGCAAGCTGAAAACATGA
- the LOC118398828 gene encoding zinc finger protein 106-like isoform X1, which produces MTPTKKTPSVKVEVSCYCILCRKVYLKNDAHKHMQSMLHHRELENVKGRDCRHWCRVCKVSSQGLTEYAEHISTQSHGDKIKNPPRKTKPMYVEQDLDAELLSKVRERNKELHKMEKKKKRKKKKLNLKMEAQQNPEKQKAPMRKCPKQPKGKALKWIPQVAKLKLAKSKTPKLSKEKKPQQKTSQPLSGKMVQNKENRLACKLKSLPPSQPATPQGQSGAQPPWPEFRGPPGGTCHPYSEQHTQSTLSQPHQVGSDENPPISGSTDIQSLGTSVRGRGFKASRPNTFHKNLRGAALNPVTPPPGHLRWPKPSQLGYEFYGQAPRKTQDMDFTSDHLPPKGAIIFSPGERLSGSTTAPVSTSSSGPSGQGDGDKGRIRSVDVTVMLRQVRRALGVREPPRASSVTPTLTTTRGHCRGAEVEAEEGLPRRTQRTKRGEAATLSSSPVSQFKSLPSTTSSLQSSQVSTTRSVASSETWPLPGNQAKRRSTRYPKVEETSNSQPTKEGEGLASDTYGPFGSQTNPQEGSTVPRLSNLPRPTTLKRDLTRHISKPGAHEPNLNAARRIRKGEGEKETGTGAGLKPTLKKLLSSAGSQRKVNWREMYQEANRKKQEKVKGMPRFGIELVNPLSDPEGLALDEDEDLTLTEGFQWESGFPDGALPPAALPTPSLPQAMPASDVIREQPSEARTPGSEQPSTVLRDSRSSRPPQSLCVKTEPEQYREAGVDSEQRQLNAKRKKKRKVDSDLLDTSGVDQSAKKQKIKSNSENVQVDQLLAVSLMEEELSGSLQSLDTSLIQARNTLQVAYTEVQRLLLVKQQVTTEINGLRAKRIEILQGMQGAVAAATVPTQHPSLLPLSNLRIPSPTGPTSAAPLSPYPNLTPAYHSTPSAIPILNPTPSTSVSLPVKKEPATLNSQSRATPSRSPVISYPLVNPRSTTPVLVPSPLHIPIPAKPPSTTVTLPATTPPAVATLGQQRVVGSSTSLSTSTKQLRGRQKKQSKEKATRRTKSKQEDVQDQSSTASSTTSDSEDWEDQEGLTLTSVHLAQGRKDPLLGQEKDGGKGGDEGDSDCYVETVTVERQPRSNMDVVAIDDSDVEEEPEAIVPHTPAPAQLPSTPPAPPTSVCVEVNSSGTQTVRVKEDHKDIKLKDTSYGKMKLPPVTVKEKHSPPKCADVAEEQEPSLGSFEGHTGTVHDLQIHGGFLYTCSGDNTARAYCLVSKACQAVFEGHTNKINCLLVSSLPGLPARLYTGSSDLTIRCFSIKSKKCLEQISLSDRVLCLHIHWNILYVGLANGSVVSFEVKTQRQLDVFECHGPRGVSCLGTSQEGARRVLLVGSYDSTISVRDAKSGLLLRSLQGHTKTVLCMKVVNDLVFSGSSDTSVHAHNIHTGELVRIYKGHSHAVTALAILGKVMVTACLDKLVRVYELQSHDRLQVYGGHHDMVMCMAIHKSVIYTGCYDGTVQAVKLNLMQNYRCWWHGCSLIFGMGEHLLQHLLTDHSNRHLQTFRCRWRNCDAAFATQDSSHLDLPSHMQTHVEMDSKLKT; this is translated from the exons ATGACACCGACTAAGAAGACCCCAAGTGTGAAGGTGGAGGTGTCTTGCTATTGTATATTATGTCGCAAGGTCTACCTGAAAAAT GATGCGCACAAGCACATGCAGAGCATGCTACACCACCGAGAGCTTGAGAATGTGAAGGGCAG GGATTGTAGGCACTGGTGCAGAGTGTGCAAAGTGTCCTCTCAGGGTTTGACTGAGTACGCCGAGCACATCTCCACCCAGTCGCACGGAGACAAGATCAAGAACCCGCCACGGAAGACTAAGCCTATGTATGTGGAACAAGACCTCGACGCAGAGCTGCTCTCCAAAGTCAGGGAAAGGAACAAAGAACTGCATAAGATGGA GAAAAAGAAAAAGAGGAAGAAAAAGAAACTAAATCTAAAAATGGAAGCGCAGCAAAACCCGGAAAAGCAGAAAGCTCCCATGCGGAAATGTCCCAAGCAGCCAAAGGGAAAAGCACTGAAATGGATACCGCAAGTAGCTAAACTAAAATTAGCTAAATCGAAAACACCAAAACTTTCCAAAGAGAAGAAACCCCAGCAGAAGACATCACAGCCACTCAGTGGTAAGATGGTACAAAACAAGGAGAACCGGCTCGCGTGTAAACTCAAGTCTCTGCcccccagtcagccagccacaccGCAGGGGCAGAGTGGAGCTCAGCCTCCCTGGCCAGAGTTTAGGGGACCCCCAGGTGGAACATGCCACCCCTATAGTGAACAACACACCCAGTCCACATTGTCCCAGCCCCATCAAGTTGGCAGTGATGAGAATCCTCCAATTTCTGGCAGTACTGACATCCAGAGCCTGGGCACTAGTGTCAGAGGAAGGGGCTTCAAAGCTAGCAGGCCCAACACATTTCATAAGAACCTTAGAGGAGCCGCACTAAATCCTGTGACGCCACCACCAGGCCACCTGAGGTGGCCTAAACCCAGCCAGTTGGGTTATGAATTCTATGGGCAGGCACCCAGAAAGACCCAGGATATGGACTTCACTAGTGATCACCTACCTCCAAAAGGAGCAATCATCTTCAGCCCAGGGGAGAGACTCTCTGGTAGTACCActgcccctgtctctacctccagCTCAGGTCCCTCTGGTCAGGGTGACGGCGATAAGGGCCGGATACGGAGCGTGGACGTCACTGTGATGCTACGTCAGGTCCGGAGAGCCCTGGGGGTGAGGGAGCCCCCAAGAGCCTCTTCCGTCACCCCGACTCTCACCACAACTCGAGGCCATTGCAGGGGGGCAGAGGTCGAGGCCGAGGAGGGCCTACCCAGAAGGACACAGAGGACCAAGCGCGGAGAGGCAGCCACACTTTCCAGCTCCCCAGTCAGCCAGTTCAAAAGcctcccctccaccacctcctccctgcAGTCCTCACAGGTTAGCACTACCAGATCTGTGGCTTCAAGTGAAACTTGGCCTCTCCCTGGCAACCAAGCTAAACGAAGATCAACCCGATACCCCAAGGTAGAGGAAACCAGTAACTCACAACCGACCAAGGAAGGTGAGGGATTGGCTTCAGACACATACGGTCCGTTTGGCAGCCAAACCAATCCTCAGGAAGGTTCAACTGTGCCCCGATTGAGCAACCTTCCACGACCTACCACTCTGAAGAGGGACTTGACCCGACATATCAGCAAACCCGGAGCCCACGAGCCTAACCTGAATGCAGCTCGCCGGATCCGGAAGggcgagggagagaaggagactgGGACAGGGGCAGGGCTCAAACCCACACTGAAGAAGCTGCTCAGTTCCGCGGGGTCACAGAGGAAGGTCAACTGGAGGGAGATGTACCAGGAGGCCAACCGGAAGAAGCAGGAGAAAGTCAAAGGCATGCCCAG GTTTGGCATTGAACTGGTGAACCCCCTCTCTGACCCAGAGGGCCTGGCCCTGGACGAAGACGAGGACCTCACCCTAACAGAGGGCTTCCAATGGGAGTCTGGTTTCCCCGACGGAGCCCTGCCCCCTGCAGCcctacccactccctctctcccacaggcAATGCCTGCTAGTGATGTCATCAGAGAGCAACCGTCAGAGGCTCGGACGCCGGGATCGGAGCAGCCTAGCACTGTGCTGCGGGATAGCAGGTCATCCCGACCCCCTCAGTCTTTATGTGTGAAGACTGAACCAGAGCAGTACAGGGAGGCAGGAGTGGACAGTGAGCAGAGACAGTTGAATGCAAAGAGGAAAAAGAAGCGGAAAGTG GATAGTGACTTGTTAGACAcctctggtgtggatcagagtgcGAAAAAGCAAAAGATTAAGTCAAACAGCG AGAATGTCCAGGTGGACCAGCTGCTAGCTGTGTCTCTGATGGAGGAGGAGCTGAGCGGTTCCCTACAGAGCCTAGACACCTCCCTGATCCAGGCCCGCAACACCCTGCAGGTCGCCTACACAGAGGTGCAGCGCCTCCTACTAGTCAAACAGCAG GTTACCACAGAGATTAACGGTCTCCGTGCCAAGCGTATTGAGATCCTGCAGGGGATGCAAGGGGCAGTGGCAGCAGCTACGGTGCCTACCCAACACCCCTCACTCCTTCCTCTGTCCAACCTCCGTATCCCCTCCCCCACGGGGCCCACCTCTGCGGCACCCTTGTCGCCCTATCCCAATCTGACCCCGGCTTACCACTCCACCCCCTCTGCCATACCCATCCTAAACCCCACCCCCTCCACCTCAGTGAGCCTGCCTGTCAAAAAAGAGCCTGCCACTCTCAACAGCCAGTCTCGCGCCACCCCCTCACGCAGTCCTGTCATTTCCTATCCCCTCGTGAACCCTCGCTCCACCACCCCTGTCCTCGTTCCCTCACCTCTACACATCCCCATACCCGCCAAACCCCCTTCCACCACAGTGACCCTTCCTGCAACTACACCACCTGCTGTTGCGACACTCGGCCAGCAGAGGGTGGTGGGTAGCTCCACCTCACTGTCTACCAGCACCAAGCAGCTGAGGGGAAGGCAAAAGAAGCAGAGCAAGGAGAAGGCCACCAGGAGGACTAAGTCAAAGCAGGAAGACGTTCAAGACCAGAGTTCAACGGCCAGTTCCACCACCAGTGACTCTGAGGACTGGGAGGACCAAGAGGGGCTCACCCTCACCTCTGTCCACCTCGCACAGGGGCGGAAAGACCCTCTATTGGGGCAGGAGAAGGACGGGGGTAAAGGGGGTGACGAAGGAGACAGCGACTGCTACGTCGAGACAGTCACTGTAGAGCGCCAGCCGAGATCCAACATGGACGTCGTCGCCATCGATGACTCGGACGTCGAGGAGGAGCCGGAGGCCATTGTTCCACACACCCCTGCTCCCGCACagctcccctccacccctcctgccCCACctacgtctgtgtgtgtggaggtgaaCTCTAGCGGTACACAGACAGTCAGGGTTAAGGAGGACCATAAGGACATcaaactaaaggacaccagctaCGG CAAAATGAAGTTACCCCCTGTAACTGTGAAAGAGAAACATAGTCCCCCAA agTGTGCCGACGTGGCTGAGGAGCAGGAGCCGTCTCTGGGGAGCTTCGAGGGCCACACTGGCACTGTCCATGACCTCCAGATCCATGGGGGCTTCCTGTATACATGTTCAGGGGATAACACAGCACGAGCATATTGCCTAGTG AGCAAAGCGTGCCAAGCTGTGTTTGAGGGCCACACCAACAAGATCAACTGCCTGCTGGTGTCATCTCTGCCCGGCCTGCCAGCACGTCTCTACACCGGCTCCAGTGACCTCACCATCCGCTGCTTCAGCATCAAG TCAAAGAAGTGCCTTGAGCAGATCTCTCTGTCCGACCGGGTGCTGTGTCTGCACATTCACTGGAACATCCTGTACGTAGGCCTGGCAAATGGATCTGTGGTCAGCTTTGAGGTCAAG aCCCAGAGGCAGCTGGATGTGTTTGAGTGCCACGGCCCACGGGGGGTGAGCTGCCTGGGCACGTCCCAGGAGGGAGCTCGGCGGGTGCTGCTAGTGGGCTCTTACGACAGCACCATCAGCGTACGTGACGCCAAGAGCGGTCTGCTGCTGCGCTCACTGCAGGGCCACACTAAGACCGTCCTCTGTATGAAG GTGGTGAATGACCTGGTCTTCAGCGGCTCCAGTGATACGTCTGTCCACGCCCACAACATCCAC ACGGGTGAGCTGGTCCGTATCTATAAGGGTCACAGCCACGCAGTCACAGCGTTAGCCATCTTGGGGAAGGTCATGGTGACAGCCTGCCTGGACAAGTTGGTGCGTGTCTATGAGTTACAG TCCCACGACCGGCTGCAGGTGTACGGGGGCCACCATGACATGGTGATGTGTATGGCCATCCATAAGAGCGTG ATCTACACAGGCTGCTACGACGGCACCGTCCAGGCCGTGAAACTCAACTTGATGCAAAACTACCGCTGCTGG TGGCACGGTTGCTCGCTGATCTTTGGCATGGGGGAGCACCTCCTGCAGCACCTGCTCACCGACCACAGCAACCGGCACCTGCAGACTTTCAGGTGTCGCTGGAGGAACTGCGACGCCGCCTTCGCCACGCAAGACTCCTCCCAcctg GACCTGCCTAGCCACATGCAGACACACGTAGAGATGGACAGCAAGCTGAAAACATGA